From a region of the Scyliorhinus torazame isolate Kashiwa2021f chromosome 15, sScyTor2.1, whole genome shotgun sequence genome:
- the zic2a gene encoding LOW QUALITY PROTEIN: zinc finger protein ZIC 2a (The sequence of the model RefSeq protein was modified relative to this genomic sequence to represent the inferred CDS: deleted 1 base in 1 codon), whose protein sequence is MGAFKLNGGAHHDQSSAFSSQAAAGQGYGSALAPHAAHVASYSGAAFNSTRDFIFRSRGFGDSSPGSSQHGIFAANPGALHHPHSDPPGHLLFPGIHDQGASHTSPNSHVLNGQMRLGLPGEAFGRSDQCPRTDPYSAAQLHHHHNYGHMNMNMSMNIAAHHGPGAFFRYMRQPIKQELICKWVDPEQLNNPKKSCSKTFSTMHELVTHVTVEHVGGPEQTNHVCFWEECGREGKPFKAKYKLVNHIRVHTGEKPFPWSLPGLWQGVRQVGELKDSQTHPYR, encoded by the exons ATGGGGGCGTTCAAGCTGAACGGGGGCGCACACCACGACCAGAGCTCGGCGTTCAGCTCGCAGGCGGCCGCTGGCCAGGGCTACGGCTCCGCCCTGGCTCCCCACGCCGCCCATGTCGCCTCTTACTCGGGCGCCGCCTTCAATTCCACCCGGGACTTTATCTTCCGCAGCCGCGGCTTCGGCGACTCGAGCCCCGGCTCCAGCCAGCATGGCATCTTCGCAGCCAACCCGGgagccctccaccaccctcactccgACCCGCCGGGACACCTCCTCTTCCCGGGCATCCACGATCAAGGAGCATCCCACACCTCTCCCAACAGCCACGTCCTCAACGGCCAGATGCGCCTGGGGCTGCCCGGGGAGGCGTTCGGCCGCTCGGACCAGTGTCCCAGGACTGACCCATATTCGGCGGCGCAGCTCCACCATCACCACAACTATGGCCACATGAATATGAACATGAGCATGAACATCGCTGCTCACCACGGCCCCGGCGCCTTCTTCAGATACATGAGGCAGCCCATCAAACAGGAGCTGATCTGCAAGTGGGTGGACCCCGAGCAACTCAACAAC CCCAAAAAATCCTGCAGCAAAACCTTCAGCACCATGCATGAGCTGGTCACCCACGTCACGGTGGAACATGTCGGGGGCCCCGAGCAGACCAACCATGTCTGCTTCTGGGAGGAGTGCGGCCGCGAGGGCAAACCTTTCAAAGCCAAGTACAAACTGGTCAATCACATCAGGGTGCACACCGGCGAGAAACCCTTCCCGTGGTCCCTTCCCGGGCTGTGGCAAGGTGTTCGCCAGGTCGGAGAACTTAAAGATTCACAAACGCACCCATACAGGTAA